A region of the Phoenix dactylifera cultivar Barhee BC4 chromosome 10, palm_55x_up_171113_PBpolish2nd_filt_p, whole genome shotgun sequence genome:
agatcctcaccactgaaAGCTGCCAGAGACATTTTAATTTTGTATcaggcttctttcttttgggataaagcaagtatacttttgtatacataaactacatagaagctctgtatttgggtactgatcagcatgttgtactaagaatgctttcatatgaaaagatttggttggttgactaccctgttacccatgtatgaggctgcgtgctattgtgggcggtagtcggcaatagcacggccgtgtcacggatccgggtccggggagTGACAGTAAATGCATAATCACCATATTAAAAGTCAATCATAAGCTATGCCTAATGTGTTTAATTAAGTGCAGAGACCAAGAGATGCAAATAGAGAGCGAAGGGCAACCGAAGAAGGTGCCAACGACACTGGGTCATATAACGATATTTGATTTCAAGTATTGAAGGACAAAAAGATCTTTCAATGCGTCACATGAGTACAGAAAAGTGAGCAAAGCAATCGATTGGATGACATCCTATGTTGCGAAACATTTTGGCAGAACATTATGGACAGACTATGCTACCACACTTTCTCTTTTTCTACTGTGTCTGTTTTCTAATATGATTAGCTACTTAAaccatcatatatatatatatatatatatatatataatttaaaataatgtaATGGGTGAACGGCAGTAACTGAACCCATGCATGGTGGATTAAGTATGCTAGCATTGTCCAGAGCATGGCATTTTGACTGAGCAGGAAGCTTATGTTGGGTTAGAAAGACTCAGAGGGAGCTCCTAGGGTTAGATGCATCTTAGGGCTGAAAGCGAGTCTAACTATGTCTGATTATATCTGCTTCTGTACCTGATTCAAAGCcggatattgttttttttttttttttgtccgatCAGATCTAGATACGAATTTGGATAGTCAATTCAAAAATCTTCCGGATATAGATATGGATGCAAATATACATGATTTTTCTAAATTCGGATCGAAATTCAGATCCGTATAACAAGAGTAAGTGAAAAGAAATTTAAATTAAGTTAAATCACAGAACCAATCAAGTAATTAGCCAAACCTAAACCAAAAGAAACTCATATGTCAGATGATTGTCACTTAAGACAATAATCCGAATATGGAATACCCAATTCGAATAAAATCCTTCGAATTACCCTACACGCCTGAAAGGCTCAAATCTCTCATTTATCCGTTTCATTtctctttcttcatcatcacTTTCAAGCAATTAAGGTTTCGAAGGTCCTATCCACTTCCTAATTTTCACTCAGCGATTGACGATAGTCGTGAGACATCTTGAAGGCTTCATAAATCCTGTCTACTTCGGTGACGAGTAATCTTGAGCGATATATCTTTTATAAAATTGTGAGTTTTTATTGTTGATAAATGCttgttaaaattattattttttaattgaatcttttctttatgATCATACTTTTTTTGTCAGTTTTCAATATTGAATTTTATtcaaatttgattaatatctaaaaaaagcatccgatttatatctatattcagATAAGAAGATATGGATATGTTTAATATTCGATTTATATCCGTATTTGTTTATGACAAAGATGGATATGTTTAATATTTGATTTGTATATGTATctatttagaacaaatatgaatattaattttgatatccGTGTCTAtattagttaaaaaatatagatacaaatatgaatatatcaaaatttaatttgtttTCAGCTCTAAGGGAACTGATACAAGAGTAGAGCCAATGGATGAGAGCCTGCTTTGATGGGCATGCACGGTAGGCAAGGATGGTAAACAGAGAGCTGATGCTCTGTAAAACCTGATAGAAGATAATTGAGAGAAGAAAAGCAGGAAACTGTCACCTAGCTCTCAGTGTGAATTCTAATGGCATCTTCGGTAGGGATGGTGTGTTGTTGGTGTATCAGACATTGTAACACATGAGTGTGTACCCAAGTCTCGATAGGTATCCGTGAAATGCTTTTTGAGAGATGCCAGGGGATGCTGGTCAAACGCACCAAAAGGTTCCTTTCCACTTGCCACTATGGCACTGAATGGGAATTTTGTCCCTACTCACACTAACCCTTCAAAAATATACGCTAGCCAAAATATCCAAATAAGTATTTATCTTCCCATGCACCTCGAATCGCCGGCGCTGAGGATGTTTTGAAAACAAAAGAAGGACAAATGATGGCATGGGAAGGAAAACCGTATCTAAATTAGCTCTAGAAGATACATCAAAATCTTACCAAAACTATGCTCCACTACTGTCctccaataaaataaaaaaaaaaccctaaaatcATGATGGGCACCATAAAAAGATTTAGAAGTTGTTCTTTTTCCAATGTATCCCATGTTTcatgcagaaatttttttttaaaaaaaaaagtgctagGAGCTCTTCCTGCAGGGTATTATACTTCATAAGTGGGAAGTCTTCAAATCCATGATATTATCCTGATCATGAATCGGTTCAAAACTGTACTCCAGTTGCTTTTCCAAGAACGCAGGCATCCAAGGAAAGATATCTCTAGAAAATTTGGAAACTAGTCCTCCAACGTATTCTCCTTTGAGTTTGAAGATCTAAATTTGATCCGCATGAATTGCACATGTTGAACTGTCAGCCTATAAATCAATCCTCTTTTTCCTCTCCTGGAAACTCTCTCCCCCCATGCATATACCTCGTCAGCCATCTTATAAGATATCGATGATCTTGGAAAGTCCATTATGATGGATCAAAGGGCATCTATGATGTTTTTCCCCCCTTCAAAAACTTGTGTTCATGGCGTTTCCACCATTTATAAAGAAAAAGTTGCTCTCAACAAAGGATCTTTCAACGGTACAACGATCACTTGACTTCATAAACTGCATGCCCCAATTAAATAAGGAATTTGGGTTCATCTCCATCTATATCTCAAGCTAAAACCCAAGCTAAATCTCAATTGTACTAGGTCTGACCTTGCCCCTCCGTCCAAATGTGTACTTAAGAACAGCTACGTTCCGAATATTTCATCAAACAAACAAGAGCAAGTTAAACTATCAAAGGCTCAAATCATTAGAGATCCTCTGTAAAATAAGGATACAGCATGTCAGTTCAATAAACCTGTTGTAAAGCAAACTAGTTTAGATTTTTGCATCTAAAAATGAGGTCCTAGAACAACCAAATAGTCGATGTATGAAGTCAATACCAGAACATTAGCATGTCTTCGGCCTTGAATATAGAGcattctgaaataaataaataaagaaaagagcTCCAAACAGAACGTTCAGAATATGTAACATGGAAAACATTGAAGGTAGCTGAATCCATGGCATATACAAGGGAAAGATAGCAAAGTAGAGAGGCAACATATCAGTAACTCTCACAAAAACTGATGAAATAACTGTAACTCAAAACTTGTTCTTAGCATGCAGGCCTCAATAGATGCACCATTTATTAGAAGCACGAAGCTATCTAAATGAGAAAAAGACAACATAATGAAAACCTACTTCCAATTTAACTACATTACCATCAAGCACCTCGATTCAGAGCACCTGCACCAGAGTTCCTCTGCTGGGCAATGCTGGAGTGCTCAGCATGGAATAACTGCTGATGGTCAGTGTGTTTATAGGTGTTTGCCTCAAAGCAAACCTGTTCCACTTCAAAATTCGCCAGCAGCCTAACCCAAAAGAAGGAGCTAGAAGTATCACCTCCCCCCATAAACTTCTACTCACCCACGACCCACAAGGTTTGCCAACCCCTGATTCCCCTTATATGCCTTCTTGATCCTGTCCAAAAGCCTAACCCCAATGATGAAATCCCCATTCCAAATCCTCATTAGCTCCCTGAGATTGAGGTTCCACCCCATCTCCTCACTCTTGGTCTGGGGGAAGTTCATCCCTTGGGCATAGCTACAGATCTTGGAGGTGTACAGAGCCTGCCGGACATCGTCAACCAGATGCTTCTCATTGGCTGATGGTCGGAAATGGCAATCATCAGGGCAGCGGCACAGCTTGCCTCCTGGGGTAGTCCTGTTCACTTCCGGTTCCCTCCACCCCAGCCTCATCCAGGATCCTGTCCACCAGCTCAGCTtcatcatgttcatcccaaagCCCAAacatgataatggtgatcttggCGAGGAAGCTCTTGAGTTTGGGCTGCTGTTCCAGTTAGCAAAGATCTTGGGGATCTCATGGTTGGAGAGGTCTTTCTACTGTCTTGAGGATGTTGAAGGCCTCAAAATGGCATTTTGACGTAGAATGGAGGTGGGAtggttgctctgataccaattgacgcagTCGGGGATGGGGTTTATGTGGTGGACTCGAACAAAAGGGCTGATCtttgctctctctttttttttgttttttcaagtGGCGTTCAAGGTTTTGATTGATGGAaggatgaagaaagaaaaagaagatgatgatgaagagatTGGGTTTTATGGATGGTTGCCAAGTTAAGGAAATGACGAATAATTGGACTAGGGCTAGAGTTAGGGCGTGGTAATAATGGATGCAAGGAAGATGTAAGGAAGATAACTAGGTCTTGATTGAAAGAGTCTCACCTTCACTCAAGAACCCGgggttggcatgaagaaggagaaggagtctCACCTTTCCAGCTTCTACCGATGAAGAACTCGGCGTCTCACCAAGAGTTTCCAAGGCGTCTTACCTAGAAAGAAGGAACCTTTGAAGTCTCAccaaaggagaaagaagaaaccTCTCAATCTCAAGAGCAATTgaaaatcaaaattaattctctgATTTTATTCTTCAACCTCCCCTTTATATAGAGTAAGAGATTGAAAAAATAAGGACtcttacaactagaattttaggACTCCAACTAAATATGGACTCttttaaatcaaatcaaatattAGACAAAATCAACTGACCAAATCTACTAAACCAACTAAAACTCCCAAATAACTAAGACTCTTTAAAGACACATGCACTAAGAGTCCAAATCAGCTAGGACTCTTTCAAACGAAATATGGACTCAATAAACAAAACTTCAAATAATCTAGGACTCCTCATGACGCATAGAAGAGAGTCCAAATCAACTAGGACTCTTCCCCAAACGCCACATGGACCAAATAAACAACTCCTAATTACTTGACAATAAAGAGAATCTAGGACTCCTAGGACAACTCGACTTTGACCAAGTCAAGATCTCCACATCATGCTTTGATCTTCATGCCATCTAATTGCCACTTAGCACTCAgttacatggactcaatcatcaaACACAAATCAGCAAATTACAAACCCAAATTAAGGATCCAATAtaactaggtgctgaaaatattGGACCCACTGTAATTCGGGCACACCCAAGCGACGACGCACATCTAGGATGACTCGAGCTCTTGCCCCTACATCACATTTCAGACAAAACAAACTTCATTTTGAAATATTGTATACTTACCGCATCACAAGGGCACTAAAATTTTCAGGTTCTAAACATAATTGAAATGAACTAAATAAGTTGGATAAGAAAACCCCTCAATACTTACCTTTCCACGGAATCGCTATTTGCAAACTTCGGAAACAGGCCTTGAAAATCTGAGGTATTCTTGTTAATTTTTGTGATCAAACACCAAAGACTCAAAAATCCAaacttaaaatgaaatattgtatGAACAATGGGGAACACAGAAGCAAGCTCTCCACACATGCGGGTAAAGTTGCAGACATCCTTAGGCTCTACAATGGTGAGAGCCTCATGCACCAGGCCCTTTTATTGTATGAGAAATGGTTGAGTCTATAGATTCATCATTAAGGATATCTTCTATgcttctcatatgtattttcttTATCATGACCCTTTTTTCCCCAATCTTTCACAATTCAAGAACTTGAAATCTCAAaagcttgaaaaaaaatttcaacccattgaaatcaTAGATTGATAAACTTGATTCTCACATGAAACCCCAACTAAAACTTAACATACAATTTTATTAATGGCCAAACACTAGCAAAAATACAAACTCCAAAATCTCAATCAGAGGAAATTAAAGCCATACATAAAAAACAAATGCATGACAGTTCCATGACACTGTTGCAGAATACTAAGCATAATACCCGATTTCTATTCTAGTTACCATTTTtttcatatgtatatatatatatatataataggcttacgaaataaaatatcaaaaccCCACAAACATGCAGGATTCCTTAAATACAGCTAAAACCAAGCTTCCGTTTTCACCCATGCCTGAACACATATGAAAAAGGATAGTAGCAGAACATGGTCATCTCCTATTAAACTGTAAATATCAGCTGATGCATCAGTTCATTTTAGGAACCCAAAAAATCTCTACAAGAAATCAAATAGGAAACAGATGTTGGAACAGTGATGCATTAACTATGGATTCTTTTGGATATCTTGATTCAGAAAACAATCTATCATAGAGAATTCAAATATCTGGTCTTCCGGGAAATAACTCAACTTGGAGAACAGCATGCTCATCAGTTTAATCGTTGCTAAACAGGAGTGTAGAGACCTGGTCAATTCTTCTATTGGGCAAAATTAAATTTAGCTAGGCCCATATGATAGATTCAAAAAATTGATTCAAATGTCTAAACAGACCATATAGAATAGTGACGAGTGCATCATTAGTTCATTACTAAGGTGATGTCCCTCATATACATAGATTACTAACTACCAACCAAAGCCATAATGGGTCAGGATATAAACAtccagaaaaatgaaacaacttTTATTTAACCCTAGGCCCTAGGGCACCTTTCCATTTAAAAAACCTAGAAAGCAATACGTAAAATCTATGCTGCGACTTTTCAAAAACTTATCCATCCTCTAGCACTGTGAAATCCTGAGCAACAGTATCATCCTTCAAACTTCCATGAGTTGAATACTAGCAAATGTTGTGACAAAAAGGCATGTGCCACTCAACATTCAAATTTTCAGTGCTGAAACTAGAGTAAGAGAACATCAAATTCCTGTGCAAACAAATGCTTTGAGCACATGCAGAAACAAACTACATCAGCTTCCTATTCACAGAATATCGTAGGAACAGAAGAATAAGATAGTGGCTAGAACCAATAAAGATAGTCACATCAACATAAGCGGCAGCAAAAGAATCTTCAGAAGCAAGTGTTTCATAAGGCCAGTTCATAGTGGACACTAGAAAGCTAAAACAGAAACTGATGTGCAATCAAAGAATAGCGATAATAAGGATTGTAACAATACCTCTACAAAACTCCTCTCGACAAACATCCTCTGCGCAAAAAAACATTTTTAGAGCAAAAAACAATAGAATCAACCCACTCCATATTGCACAAACGATTCATTAAAAGCAACAACAGTATGGCCAAATAGCCTAAGTGCAAATTTCCCCATAATTTATTATCATCACTTCAAGATAATGCATAAAGTGTAAAAGACATCATATCCTTTGAGGGACAAGCACATATGCGCTTCTCCACTTTATCTAACAACATGTTCACTATTTCACTCTGCAAGACTTATCAGTTTGCCAACCTAAGAAGAGAATGGCATACACCCTGAACAGGGAATTTTCTCAAGCTAAAATATGAACTTGTTGCACTTCAACAATGGCAAAGTGTGAAGCCCATCTGTGTCAGTTGACTCCATCCTGGTTTGATCCCTAGATGATGCAATTGTAAGATTTTGTTTTTACAATTATTATCTTGTCACAGATTGCATTTTCTTTACCACTTATTTTCTTACTATTTTCAAACTTAGCATCATTGTGTTCTTATAATTGTtaatatttcttcttcttgttctttttgttaattttatACATGTGGTTTTCCTTCATGTGGCAGTCATGTTGGCGTTGTGCGGAAGCGTGTGGATCCCTGATATCCGCTAACCTAGGGCGTCCCCTAGGGTGTTAGGCCGCGtggggaaagaaggaagaagagataaAGAATCACAATCACAAACTAGGATTTtcgtggagaagaagaggaagagaagagagaacgtGGGAGAAAGTTTTCTGGCGGCTCTTATTTCTCTAGGAAATAATACAAGTGATAACCCTAAAACTGATTACAtcaagcctttatataggctctcaATTTTAGTCTAATCCCAAGCCAACTCAATCTCCCCCTAAGCCACATTAGAAAGCACTCAACCCAAGTCCATGACTTACATGCTCTCTTCCCTTGAGTCTAAACCTAGCCCAAGAATAACTTAGACCCTTAGGAACATAAATCATGAAGTCCCTAAGCCAGTCAAAGACCAAAAATTTCCGTCATTGACTGAATGGCACGCCTGGCATggcattggagtcgaccccaatacttcaggggtcgacccctcaCAGACAGAGGCGACCCCTCAGGGGTCGACCCCTTCCTGAGACGACAGAAAACAGCTCTCTGTCGTCTCCCTATgacttcttggggtcgacccttccTTCATTAGGGTCGACCCCACCTGAGACCGATAGAGAAGTGCTCTCTGTCGTCTCCCTGTgacttcttggggtcgacccttccTTCACTGAGGTCAACCCCAGCTcttcatgagtcgaccccagccttgCAGAAACTGAATTTTGAGCTGGTTTTCCTTTGGATGCACCACACATGAGCTTACAATCTCCACCTTGGCGATCCAAAGCCTCTGCAAGCTTCTCCTGGTCCATCAATCCCATCAGCGTCACACACCTAAGAAAGCCATCCCTTGGAAGAGTCTTGGTCAGTGCATCTGCCAGGTTCTCCTTCTTATGAACTTTGGCTAGCTCTACTTCACGTTCTTCCACCAACTCCCTAATTTTGTGGTACCTGATGTCAATATGTTTGGTCCTCGCATGATAGACCGAGTTCTGAACCAAACATAATGCACTCTAGCTATCACAATGCACCCTGACAGCCTCTTGTGCAAATTCCATTTCCAATGCCAATCCTTTCAACCATAGAGCTTCCTTGGCAGCTTCTATGATGCCAATATACTCTGCTTCCGTTGTAGACAATGCCGTGATTGGTTGCAAGCTTGATCTCCATGACATTGGACCTTCGTTCAAACAAAACACAACCTGTGGTAGAACGCCGTGTGTCCATGTCTCCTCCGTAATCAGCATCCACAAAACCAATCATCCGGCTCTGGTTCTCCTTGGTCATGTTAGAATTCTTCTCCTTGCTACCTTCCTGTCCATAGCAAATACCAACTCCAACTGTGCCCACCAAGTATCTAAAAACACCTTTCAGTGCTCTCCAATGCTCCTTGCTAGGGTTAGCCATGAACCCGCTGACTTGGCTAACTGCATGTGCAAGATCTGGTCTACAACAGACCATGGCATACATCAAACTCCCAACTCCTGAAGCATATGGAATGCTCTTCATCTCCTCAGCTTCCACCTCAGTCTGTGGTGACATTGTCTTTGAAGACTGACATGACCGGCTATTGGTAATACCGCCGGTTTCGCTCCATCCATGCCATATCTCCGCAATACCTTTCTGATGTAACCTCCTTGAGATAAATGCAGCACCTTCTTGGTTCTATCCCTGAGAATCTCCATGCCTAGAATCTTCGTGGCTGgacccaaatccttcatctcaaattTTCGAGATAAGGCTACCTTTAAGTCTTCCACAAT
Encoded here:
- the LOC120112241 gene encoding 6-phosphogluconate dehydrogenase, decarboxylating 2, chloroplastic-like codes for the protein MMKLSWWTGSWMRLGWREPEVNRTTPGGKLCRCPDDCHFRPSANEKHLVDDVRQALYTSKICSYAQGMNFPQTKSEEMGWNLNLRELMRIWNGDFIIGVRLLDRIKKAYKGNQGLANLVGRGFALRQTPINTLTISSYSMLSTPALPSRGTLVQVL